A stretch of the Clostridium botulinum genome encodes the following:
- the rsxE gene encoding electron transport complex subunit RsxE: protein MGVIWERLKNGIFNENVIFVQVLAMCPTLAVTSSFNNGIGMGLASTVVLMGANFVISLLRKFIPDKVRIPAFIVVIAAFVTLLQFMLAGFVPELNKSLGMFIPLIVVNCVILGRAESYASKNGPISSIFDGLGQGLGFTLSLGIIGFVRELLGTGKILDGFMGLKAIQVIPNKVDPALIFVLAPGAFITLGIMMAIVNQRKIRKSKSK, encoded by the coding sequence ATGGGAGTTATATGGGAAAGATTAAAGAATGGTATATTTAATGAAAATGTAATATTCGTACAAGTTCTAGCTATGTGTCCAACACTTGCTGTTACATCTAGTTTCAATAACGGAATTGGTATGGGACTTGCATCAACAGTAGTTCTTATGGGAGCTAACTTTGTTATATCATTACTTAGAAAGTTTATTCCGGATAAAGTTCGTATACCTGCATTTATAGTTGTTATAGCGGCATTCGTTACATTACTACAATTTATGTTAGCTGGATTTGTACCAGAGTTAAATAAGTCATTAGGTATGTTTATACCACTTATAGTTGTTAACTGTGTTATATTAGGACGTGCGGAATCTTATGCTTCAAAAAATGGTCCTATATCTTCTATTTTTGATGGCCTTGGACAAGGACTTGGATTTACTTTATCTCTAGGAATCATAGGGTTTGTTAGAGAACTTTTAGGAACAGGAAAAATATTAGATGGATTTATGGGTCTTAAAGCAATACAAGTAATACCAAACAAAGTAGATCCAGCATTAATATTTGTTCTTGCACCAGGAGCATTTATAACTCTTGGAATAATGATGGCAATTGTAAATCAAAGAAAAATTAGAAAAAGTAAATCAAAATAG